From Deinococcus aquiradiocola, a single genomic window includes:
- a CDS encoding serine/threonine-protein kinase, with translation MAQSGSDPTPNEAVMNGYRLVRGLGRGNTSRVYLAEKTGVDGPGTVRAVRAGTRVALKLPLPDTLADQAAAERFANEVRLTLQFRHPHLVQGLEGTPFGPDSHLAMHHYPDGTLARYLASETLSLTAALQILADVASGMAYLHASDAVHQDVKTQNVYLEGTGLPGVYRAALGDFGSTYFQAQGGQVSGSPFYMAPEVYQGEMTGPPSDVYSFGVLAYELLTGERPHRAETYEALMMSHLMHFPAPLNVEGLPKNLARLLDMALAKRPADRPDSVQLRRGLLHSLGQPDDQGALNEGTDAPAAPVTPVTRASVGRHGPAAPAAPTPSPAPARPAQEPEKRSWNPFKRRK, from the coding sequence ATGGCACAGAGCGGGTCCGACCCCACCCCCAACGAGGCGGTCATGAACGGGTACCGCCTGGTGCGCGGCCTGGGGCGCGGCAACACGTCCCGCGTGTACCTGGCGGAAAAGACCGGCGTGGACGGGCCCGGCACGGTCCGCGCCGTGCGGGCCGGAACGCGCGTCGCCCTGAAGCTCCCGCTGCCGGACACCCTGGCGGACCAGGCGGCCGCCGAACGCTTCGCGAACGAGGTGCGCCTCACGCTGCAGTTCCGGCACCCGCACCTCGTGCAGGGCCTGGAGGGCACGCCGTTCGGGCCGGACAGTCACCTCGCCATGCACCACTACCCGGACGGAACGCTCGCCCGTTACCTCGCGTCCGAGACGCTGTCCCTGACGGCCGCGCTGCAGATCCTGGCGGACGTGGCGTCCGGCATGGCGTACCTGCACGCCTCCGACGCGGTGCATCAGGACGTCAAGACGCAGAACGTGTACCTGGAAGGCACCGGCCTGCCCGGCGTGTACCGCGCGGCGCTGGGGGACTTCGGGAGCACGTACTTCCAGGCGCAGGGAGGTCAGGTGTCCGGCAGCCCCTTCTACATGGCGCCCGAGGTGTACCAGGGCGAGATGACCGGCCCGCCCAGCGACGTGTACAGCTTCGGGGTGCTCGCGTACGAACTGCTGACCGGCGAGCGCCCGCACCGCGCCGAGACGTACGAGGCGCTGATGATGTCGCACCTGATGCACTTCCCGGCCCCGCTGAACGTGGAGGGCCTCCCGAAGAACCTCGCGCGGCTGCTCGACATGGCACTCGCGAAACGCCCCGCCGACCGGCCGGACAGCGTCCAGCTGCGCCGGGGCCTGCTGCACAGCCTCGGCCAGCCGGACGACCAGGGCGCACTGAATGAAGGAACGGACGCGCCTGCCGCGCCCGTCACGCCGGTCACACGCGCCAGCGTCGGACGGCACGGACCGGCGGCGCCCGCCGCACCCACCCCATCGCCCGCCCCCGCCCGCCCCGCGCAGGAGCCCG
- a CDS encoding LacI family DNA-binding transcriptional regulator has translation MHKPTIQDVARRAGVGVGTVSRVLNNHAAVRASTRESVLGAIAELNYTPNPHARRIAGGKSYTISVLLPVVTTEFYVRLLDGLEHAFQEARYDVAIFPLLDRSRLERYLGSHTLAYQADGLVMATYNLTQMFQQGTNIRPYSGPTVLVDAFAEGVDCAYMDNVLGGRVAGEYASQLGGQLYAVWVETELDQLFTTRVFDDRRSGFMEAVEQAGQTVRGEYTSSFDSLNARMVAVQLLDEAVLPATVFASADLLAGALLDEAQARGLQLGRDLRVIGFDDQPWAQGRGLTTLHQPVEAMGYEAAQLLLTRLSGHEGPPRARRFEPRLVVRSSSQ, from the coding sequence ATGCACAAGCCGACCATCCAGGATGTCGCCCGGCGGGCGGGCGTAGGTGTCGGTACGGTCTCCCGTGTCCTGAACAACCACGCGGCCGTGCGCGCCAGTACCCGCGAGTCGGTGCTGGGCGCCATCGCCGAACTGAACTACACGCCCAACCCGCACGCCCGCCGCATCGCGGGCGGCAAGTCGTACACCATCAGCGTGCTGCTGCCCGTCGTCACCACCGAGTTCTACGTGCGCCTGCTGGACGGCCTGGAGCACGCCTTCCAGGAGGCGCGGTACGACGTGGCGATCTTCCCGCTGCTGGACCGGTCCCGGCTCGAACGGTACCTGGGGAGTCACACGCTGGCGTACCAGGCGGACGGACTGGTGATGGCGACGTACAACCTGACGCAGATGTTCCAGCAGGGCACGAACATCCGGCCGTACAGCGGCCCGACCGTGCTGGTGGACGCGTTCGCGGAGGGTGTGGACTGCGCGTACATGGACAACGTCCTGGGCGGGCGCGTGGCGGGCGAGTACGCCTCGCAGCTGGGCGGGCAGCTGTACGCGGTGTGGGTGGAGACGGAACTCGATCAGCTGTTCACCACGCGCGTCTTCGACGACCGCCGCAGCGGCTTCATGGAGGCGGTCGAGCAGGCGGGGCAGACGGTGCGCGGCGAGTACACGAGCAGCTTCGACTCCCTGAACGCCCGGATGGTGGCGGTGCAGCTCCTCGACGAGGCGGTGCTGCCCGCGACGGTGTTCGCGTCGGCGGACCTGCTGGCGGGCGCGCTGCTGGACGAGGCGCAGGCGCGTGGCCTGCAGCTGGGCCGGGACCTGCGCGTGATCGGCTTCGACGATCAGCCGTGGGCGCAGGGGCGGGGCCTGACGACGCTGCACCAGCCGGTCGAGGCGATGGGGTACGAGGCGGCGCAGCTGCTGCTGACGCGCCTGTCGGGGCACGAGGGGCCGCCGCGCGCGCGCCGCTTCGAGCCGAGGCTGGTCGTGAGGTCCAGCAGCCAGTAG